DNA from Brevibacterium sp. 'Marine':
CCGGGCGCTGTCGCTGCTGGCCGCCGAACTCGGCGATGACACCGTGATCATGGCGGACCTGTGCCTCGACGAATTCACCTCCCACGGTCACTGCGGAGTCCTCGATCGGGACGGGGGAGTCGACAACGACGCCACCCTCGACCGCTACGCCTCGATGGCACTGGCCCAGGCCCGCGCCGGGGCCGAGGTGCTCGGGCTGTCGGGCATGATGGACGGTCAGGTCGCCTACTGCCGTGAGGCACTCGACGCCGCCGGATTCACCGATACCGTCGTCATGGGCTACACCGCGAAATACGCCTCCGCCTTCTACGGTCCCTTCCGCGAAGCCGTCGACTCCGAACTCAAGGGCGACCGCAAGACCTACCAGCAGGATCCCGCGAACGGTCGCGAAGCGCTGCGCGAACTCGGCCTCGACCTCGCCGAAGGCGCCGACATCGTCATGGTCAAGCCCGGCCTGCCGTATCTCGATGTGCTCGCCGAGGTGGCCCAGGAATCCATCGTCCCCGTGTGGACCTACCAGGTGTCCGGGGAATACGCGATGATCGAATTCGCGGCCGCCGCCGGAGCCATCGACCGGGAGAAGGCGATCGACGAATCCCTCATCGCCTTCAAACGTGCCGGCTCCGACGCGATACTGACCTACTGGGCCACCGAGGTCGCCCAGCGCCTCCGAACCGAGGCCGAAGGTCACCTGCCGAACCGCACAGCAGCCGGAGGCCGGTGATGAGCGAGCCACGCTGGCTGTCGGCCATCGACCAGAGGGCCTGGCGCAGCTACCTCAACGGCTCGCAGCTGCTGAGCACACAGTTGGACAAGGAGCTGCGGGACAAGCACGGCATCGGCCTGCCCGAATATGAGATCCTCGTGCGTCTGTCCGAACACGATGACCGGACGATGCGGATGGCGCTGCTGGCCACCGACACGACCATGTCCCGATCCCGGCTGACCCACAGCGTCGCCCGCATGGAGAAGCGGGGACTGCTGGAGCGCTCCGCCATCCCCGAGGACGGCCGCGGAGTCAACTGTGTGATGACCGAGGCCGGATGGCAGCTGCTGCAGGCCGCCGCTCCCGACCATGTCTCCGGAGTCCGCAGCCACCTCGTCGATCTCCTCGACCCCGAGGAGATGACGACCCTGGGCCGGATCTTCACCAAAGTGTTCGACCATATGACCGACATCGACGGCGCCTGAGCCGTCCGCACGCGTAACTGAGAACGATCCCGGGACGCAACCCGACCCGCGAAGAATCAGAGGAGAACCATGACGACAGCAGAGACGAACGGTCACACCACCGATCGGTCCGCCGCCCTCTTCACCCGCGCCGAGGCGGTCATCCCCGGTGGAGTGAACTCCCCGGTCCGCGCGTTCAAGGCCGTCGGCGGAACCCCCCGGTTCATCACCGAGGCGACCGGTGCGTGGCTGCGCGACGCCGACGGCAACGACTACATCGACCTCATCGGATCCTGGGGGCCGATGATCATGGGCCACTCCCGCCCCGAGGTCGTCGCCGCCGTCCATGAAGCCGCCGTCAAGGGCTTCTCCTTCGGCACTCCGTCGACCGGTGAGGTCGAACTCGCCGAGGAGATCGTTCGCCGCGTCGATCCCGTCGACCAGGTGCGTCTCGTGTCCTCGGGCACCGAGGCGACGATGTCGGCGATCCGCCTGGCCCGCGGATACACCGGCCGGTCCAAGGTCGTGAAGTTCGCGGGCTGCTACCACGGTCACGTCGACTCGCTGCTGGCCCAGGCCGGCTCCGGACTGGCCACCTTCTCCCTGCCCGACACTCCCGGAGTCACCGGAGCCCAGGCGCAGGACACGATCGTCGTCGACTACAACGACGCTGCCGGGCTCGAAGCCGTGTTCGCCGAACACGGCGAGGACATCGCCTGCGTCATCACGGAGGCGAGCCCCGGCAATATGGGCGTCGTGCCTCCCCGCGACGGCTTCACGAACACGATCCGCCGCCTGACCAAGGCTCATGGCGCGCTGATGATCAGCGACGAGGTGATGACCGGCTTCCGCGTCTCCGCCGCCGGCTGGTACGGATACGAAGCCGACACCCTCGGCTATCCTGACGGGCCGGCCGACCTGTTCACCTTCGGCAAGGTCATGGGCGGCGGCTTCCCGGCAGCGGCCTTCGGCGGTCGCGCCGACGTCATGGCGCACCTCGCCCCGTCCGGGCCCGTCTACCAGGCCGGAACGCTGTCGGGCAATCCGGTGGCCACCGCTGCCGGGCTGGCCACGCTCACGCTGACGACCGAACTGGACGTGTACTCGCATATCGGTCGTGCCGCGGACATTCTCCGTCCAGCAGTCGCTGCGAGCCTGGAGGCCGAAGGCGTCGCCCACGTCATCCAGTCCGCGAACTCGATGTTCTCCGTGTTCTTCACCGACACCGATGTGACGAATTACGACCAGGCCCGGGCGCAGAACGTCGACCGCTACACCGCATTCTTCAATGCCATGCTCGATCAGGGCATCCACATGCCCCCGAGCGCGTTCGAAGCCTGGTTCCTCTCGTACGCCCACACCGATGAGATCCTCGACCGGATCATCAGCGCCCTGCCTGCGGCGGCCAAGGCCGCGGCCGCAGTTCCGGAGGCCGGGAAGGCGCAGTCATGACGACCATCCACCTCGTCCGCCACGGCGAAGTCGACAACCCCGAGGGCGTCCTCTACGGTCGTCTGCCGCATTTCGGCCTCACCGAGCGCGGACATGAGATGGCCGTGCGCGTCGCCGAGCACTTCCACGCCGCATCCACTCGTCCGGTCGAACTCGTCGCCTCTCCGCTGCTGCGGGCCCAGCAGACGATTCGTCCGCTGTCGAAGTCCCTCGACCTGCCGGTGTTCGACGACGACCGGGTCATCGAGGCGGCGAACTCCTTCGAGGGGCAGAAGCTCAATGCCCGCAGGCTCGCCGAACCGAAGAACCTGGTGCGCCTCTACAACCCGCTCATCCCGTCCTGGGGAGAGCCGTACAAGCAGATCGTGCTGCGGATGCGGGCGGCGATGGCGAGTCTGCGTGCCAAACTCCACCTCCATGGCCCCGACGCAGAGGGCGTCATCGTCTCCCACCAGCTTCCGATCTGGATGACCCGCCTGTCGGGGGAGGGACGTTCGCTCGTCCACGACCCGCGCAGACGTGAATGTGACCTGGCTTCTATCACCAGTTTCACATTCGATTCCTCCACACTGGTGTCCGTGAGTTACGAGAGCATCTGTGCGGATCTGCAGCCGGGCACCGCGGTGGCGGGAGCATGAGTCTCGGTCGCCATCCCCTCAACCGGCGGGCCCTCTTCACCTCGGCGCTCGCCGCCGGCACGGCCCTGGCGCTCAGCGCCTGCAGCGAGAACGATGAGCTGGCCGATCAGGCCGGATCCGACCAGGGCTACGTCTCCGGTTCGGGCGTCGTCTCGCAGGTGGCGGTCGAGGATCGGGGGAAGCCTCTTGAACTGAGCTTCGAGACCCTCGACGGAGAGTCGATGTCGCTGGCAGATCTGCGCCCGACTCCGGTCGTCGTCAACCTCTGGTACGCGGCGTGCCCGCCGTGCCGGAAGGAAGCCCCGGACCTGAAATCGGTGTCCGAGGAGTTCGGGGACAAGGCCCAGTTCATCGGCGTCAACGTCCGCGACCAAGAGGCCGCGGCCAACGCGTTCATTCAGAACTACCAGGTGCCGTACCCGAACATGCTCGATTCGAACGGTGAGATGGTCTCCCTGCTCTCCGGCGTCCTGCCTCCGCAGGCCACCCCCTCGACGGTTGTCCTCGATGCGCAGGGTCGGGCGGCAGCCAGAGTCGTCGGCGAGGTCGACTCGTCGACTCTCAAGGGACTCATCGAGGACGTGCTGTCCGAGTGAGTGGGCTCGGGGCGGACTTCGCCCAGACCGTCCTCTCGGGACCGCTGCTGTTGGCTGCCGGCGCGGCGGCCCTGGCCGGTCTCGTCTCGTTCGTCTCTCCGTGCGTGCTGCCCCTGGTGCCCGGCTACGTCGGGTACGTCACGGGGCTGTCCGGATCCTCGCTGAAGGACAAGCAGACGTGGCGAGTGGTCGTGGGCATCAGCCTGTTCGTCCTCGGCTTCACAGTCGTCTTCGTGCTGTTGGGAACCAGCTTCTCCGCGCTCGGAGCGCTGTTCTCCCAGTGGCAGTCGATCATCCTCCGCGTCCTCGGCGTCATCGTCATCCTCGCCGGTTTCGTGTTCATGGGCGGTTTCGGCCTGCTCCAGAACGAACATCGGATCCGTGCCAGACCGAAGGCCGGGCTCTGGGGTGCACCGGTGCTCGGAGCGACCTTCGCCCTCGGCTGGGCACCGTGTGTGGGTCCGACCCTGTCAGCTGTGCTGAGCATGTCGGTGAGTTTCGGCGGTGACGGGATGATCTGGCGCGGAGCGCTGCTGGCCTTCGTCTACTGCCTGGGTCTGGGCATCCCGTTCATCCTCCTGGCGCTGGCGATCCACAAGGGCGCCGGA
Protein-coding regions in this window:
- a CDS encoding cytochrome c biogenesis protein CcdA — protein: MSGLGADFAQTVLSGPLLLAAGAAALAGLVSFVSPCVLPLVPGYVGYVTGLSGSSLKDKQTWRVVVGISLFVLGFTVVFVLLGTSFSALGALFSQWQSIILRVLGVIVILAGFVFMGGFGLLQNEHRIRARPKAGLWGAPVLGATFALGWAPCVGPTLSAVLSMSVSFGGDGMIWRGALLAFVYCLGLGIPFILLALAIHKGAGRLVWVRRHQTAIVRAGGIMLIILGVLMASGVWNMWMTSLQGLINGFEVVI
- a CDS encoding MarR family transcriptional regulator translates to MSEPRWLSAIDQRAWRSYLNGSQLLSTQLDKELRDKHGIGLPEYEILVRLSEHDDRTMRMALLATDTTMSRSRLTHSVARMEKRGLLERSAIPEDGRGVNCVMTEAGWQLLQAAAPDHVSGVRSHLVDLLDPEEMTTLGRIFTKVFDHMTDIDGA
- a CDS encoding histidine phosphatase family protein produces the protein MTTIHLVRHGEVDNPEGVLYGRLPHFGLTERGHEMAVRVAEHFHAASTRPVELVASPLLRAQQTIRPLSKSLDLPVFDDDRVIEAANSFEGQKLNARRLAEPKNLVRLYNPLIPSWGEPYKQIVLRMRAAMASLRAKLHLHGPDAEGVIVSHQLPIWMTRLSGEGRSLVHDPRRRECDLASITSFTFDSSTLVSVSYESICADLQPGTAVAGA
- a CDS encoding TlpA disulfide reductase family protein; its protein translation is MSLGRHPLNRRALFTSALAAGTALALSACSENDELADQAGSDQGYVSGSGVVSQVAVEDRGKPLELSFETLDGESMSLADLRPTPVVVNLWYAACPPCRKEAPDLKSVSEEFGDKAQFIGVNVRDQEAAANAFIQNYQVPYPNMLDSNGEMVSLLSGVLPPQATPSTVVLDAQGRAAARVVGEVDSSTLKGLIEDVLSE
- the hemB gene encoding porphobilinogen synthase, producing MSLVPGTVRPRRLRSSSALRRLVSEVRLHPSDLILPMFVKEGLSEPLPLGGMPGVVQHTLDSLLEAAREAVAAGVGGLMLFGIPEHKDEVGSQADDPGGILNRALSLLAAELGDDTVIMADLCLDEFTSHGHCGVLDRDGGVDNDATLDRYASMALAQARAGAEVLGLSGMMDGQVAYCREALDAAGFTDTVVMGYTAKYASAFYGPFREAVDSELKGDRKTYQQDPANGREALRELGLDLAEGADIVMVKPGLPYLDVLAEVAQESIVPVWTYQVSGEYAMIEFAAAAGAIDREKAIDESLIAFKRAGSDAILTYWATEVAQRLRTEAEGHLPNRTAAGGR
- the hemL gene encoding glutamate-1-semialdehyde 2,1-aminomutase is translated as MTTAETNGHTTDRSAALFTRAEAVIPGGVNSPVRAFKAVGGTPRFITEATGAWLRDADGNDYIDLIGSWGPMIMGHSRPEVVAAVHEAAVKGFSFGTPSTGEVELAEEIVRRVDPVDQVRLVSSGTEATMSAIRLARGYTGRSKVVKFAGCYHGHVDSLLAQAGSGLATFSLPDTPGVTGAQAQDTIVVDYNDAAGLEAVFAEHGEDIACVITEASPGNMGVVPPRDGFTNTIRRLTKAHGALMISDEVMTGFRVSAAGWYGYEADTLGYPDGPADLFTFGKVMGGGFPAAAFGGRADVMAHLAPSGPVYQAGTLSGNPVATAAGLATLTLTTELDVYSHIGRAADILRPAVAASLEAEGVAHVIQSANSMFSVFFTDTDVTNYDQARAQNVDRYTAFFNAMLDQGIHMPPSAFEAWFLSYAHTDEILDRIISALPAAAKAAAAVPEAGKAQS